A segment of the Crassostrea angulata isolate pt1a10 chromosome 10, ASM2561291v2, whole genome shotgun sequence genome:
TAATGATAAAACCGCACGACCAGTCTGAGGATACAATGTGTAGCTTGCTCATGATTAtatttgctacatgtataaagacAATTAACATTATCATATGTTCACTGTCTCAAATGAGTCGAAGTTAACATGATTTTTGATATGCAACGACCATTTTGAATAGTCTTTGTACAAAATCATTCCGAGCAGTATATAGTACCAACACAAgtgtttaaaatgcattttttaaagaaaccatAATACCATACATCATAATTGCAGCTAAAACAATGTATAAAGACACATTTTAAACAATCCACAATACGTATATGGACATGTATGTCATTGTATCAATTTACAATCAAATTTCAACTGTATTcacatttaaattaattttgttccTTGTACTTAATAAAGCTTTAAATTGAAACCAGAATATTATTACCGAAGGTATTTTACGATATAAAGGTTTTCATTTTCCGTTCCGATCCAAAGCTGGTTTTGTTGATCGACAGCCGTTGACAAAATTGTCCCTTGTATATCGGTATCTATTTCGAACACGTGCTCTAGACCTGGATCGATGATCATAATCTTTGAGCCAGATGCCACAATTACATTTCCAAGATTGTCAACAGATGTACTAGCGGAATATGTGTTCTTCAATTGCACTTTATTAATGGGTCGGGATGAAATTCCACCGTTATGTATTGGAAGCATAGCAAATTCGGTAGTACACATGGCAATGATTTGTACTTGATGAGAAATTATATGATTTATGTTTCTGCATTCTGTGTTTGTTTCAAGGATTTCCTCTACTTCTCCATTCATGTTAAGTTTGAGTACGAAATACCTCTTTGGAACATGCCGGTGACCGATGACGTACATATTTTCATCTTGGTAATGAACTCCACAAAGCAAATCGGCGTATGAGGAAAGATCTGCAAACATTATTTCCGTTCCTTCTCGAGAAATCATTTGTATAACCGCTGAGGACCACCCAGCGTAACCCTGTGTCACTAGGAGGTCGCCATTTGGTGTACAGCAATTGAAAACGGGACAATATTCCAAATCGAAAGATCTAAGTTCGTCTCCAGATACACTGAACAATTTTACATGATTTTTCTGATAGTTCACCCACACCTGGTTGTCCGGCGTAACACTGATTCCATGTATGTTCTGACCGATACCAAAACGAATATGAGCTTTTACATCCACTTTCCTCAAAAACATATCTTCAAAATTGTCATTCAGATTTCTTCGAGTTTTCTTGCGCTTTGAACCATCATCCAATGCCGTTCTAGCGCAATCTGTCCACGGTGTAATAATCTTTTCTTTTGAGGATTGAAAACCTTTTCTCTTACGTTTCTGTGAGGTTCTGGGTTGTGTTACTTTTGTCTTTGGACCTGAAACCTGGCCTCGCCCAGTTCGGATTCCCTTTTTCTGGTTTGGTCGACTTGTGTTCTGCAAACTCTCTTGCTTTCCTTTTGAGAGTGTGTTCGTTTCGTCTTTCCTTAAAGTTGTCCTACGTAGTGATATTTTCCTTTCATTTATTTTCGAAGAAGGTACATTTATTTCCAGGTTGTTTTCTCTCTTGGTTGATAGCTTTGATTTTTTCGGCTTTTGCTTTCGATCTTTGAATGTGTTTGCCTGTCGGGTGACGTTAGCAAGTTTTGTTGGAGACAATATTTGTTGGTGCAAATTCGGTCTTCTCGTTGATGTTTTGTTGTTTCTATCAGGTCTGTGTGGTGCTCTATCTTTGGACACTCTTCTCTTTGTTGTTCTCTTTTCACTTCTTTTGATCGATGATTGTGTCGCCATTTTCTGCTTACTACTTTTCTTCTGATTACGCCGTTGTTTTATGTTTGCATTTTTCTGACTactatctaaaaaaatatttgtttgatgtacatAGAAAAGCGACTTTCATTCTAAGCAATAATCATCCAGAGATATTAGTATCATCATTGAGTACAAAAAGATTTTGTTTCACAGCTTACTTTGACTAAATATTCTACAACctaattttaacaatatttttattcaggATAGTATATTGAATGGGATAAGGCAGCAGGCACAGCCTCTTTTAGCCCTCTCTACAATCTCAACCAAAAAAATTGTCGTTTAATTTTCCCCATGAAGATTTCTTTCaagatatatgaaaataattaaacaatccATCTAGATGTATCTGATATATGTCATTGaattttgtttcatataaaAGTAGGCTGGAAATTAATTCTAGTTTGATTATTTGAGGAATGTACTCAAAACTGCAAAATCAttgttaaatatgaattaatgtGGTTTTATCAATGTTCGATAATTTCGTTACTAGTATTCATTCGATCGTCCCACGAAATCAATTCATAGAACCATTGTCTACCAACATACTGGTCCCCGAAACAGTAAATTTGACCAAGTACTTAAGTAATGCCCACCAATAAAATGAAagcacaatatatatataattcaccCCATTTTTCATTCCGTTTCCTTTTCCGGAGATTATACATTGCGACTTGGAATTATGGGTCCTGGAAGTGTTTCGTTGGCCTACTTCACCTGATTTGTCTGTCAATGTGTGAACACAGCAAATGAGAACAATTTTGGTAAAGGACGACAACAGAAAATAAGGTTAAATCAACATATTATACTATATTGCAGCAATTTAAACTTATAAGTTTTGAActcaaaaactttaaaaagattCAAATCATCCAAGATTTCGACCCGGGGGAGGGGGATAAGGTttctatttaacagctaaaagAAAGTGCTGATATTGATTTCTAGTGCAACTAAAAATCACAGAAATGCaagatgttttttatttaacagaAAATTCAGTGTTTTCATTgcgtaaataaatgtacaagaatgtaaattatttatctatttttcgAAACAGTAGTCAACTCCGTTAAAGATTTGATTTGATCAACATTGTATTCAGAAAGAAATGCATTGAGACAGTAACTTTGAAAAGTTCCATTCTATTCTCGGTCTGAAGAGACTATTATGAAGATTATGAAGATACAAGCAGGAACTATTCTCTTTATCATTTGGTAACTCTAAATAAAACTAGACAATCACAGTTTAACAAAATGAGAAAGTGACTACATTCTACAGAAATTAATGCACTGCTGAAAGTATTATTTGATTTCAGTTATGGAAAGTTTTGCATTCCCCTTTGCTGACAAAAACCTAATGAAGTATTCCTTAAGTTTTTTGGAATATGGGTAACGATTAATCAACGGGTTTGGTGCCACTATAGATCCACCGAGTAAGCCTCTGTATTTTAAAGCTTGTGTAGAATAATCGATGAACATGAATATCAGCCAATGTACTATACATCAAACAATTCTATTATTcttacctttttaaaaacaagtttCGTTATGTTCGACTCTTGATATCCTATGCATTTAGAACTATAAACAATCTTTGTTTCAGATTACGGTAAGGTTAGAGACAGTTTGTAAACTTCCTTTAGTGTAACCTTCAATAACACATGTCTTTGGTTTGTCGATATTCTGTCAGTAGACTTCGCTCTTGAAAAgagagtatatatatttacatagttGATATTTAAATGGCGGCTATTCCGTCAGTAATATATGTTGTCTACAATCCACATGTTAATACTTGTCTACAATaaagagaagaaaaataaacaaatacaaaaaagtaGAATATAACATATTGTGAATTGTGTTCTTACACCAACTCAGTATATctaaactgtattttaaaaaaatattttattttaatcttccCAGTATTAACAATACCACATATTTACACCTACTTAGTCAACACATGACAGTAGGCTAACATGCAGTATTGAGTTCGCTAAGGCGAAAAGTTTTAcagcaatcattttttttttttggttaaagttCATTTTCCTAAAATTCGTATATAgttattacatgtgtatatttcgGATACGTTAGAGGTTAAAACCATGatgcatgtacattttcatGCATACtgctatattacatgtaactatcaATATCCATCTCAGTAAAAACCGGTGTTTTCAGTAATTAAGTTTGTTGTGAAAATATgcttttataataattttgcaTGTTACTAATACTATGAATATGTATGATGAACAGAATTGAAGGaaaccatttatttttatagaaataaaaactctGCATAATGGAATACATAGCAACTCAACTTTTGTGCGTGAtgataattatgtaattttgcTTCAATTCAAATCTCTAGATAGTTTTTTTTCGCACAAAGCCCTTCGAATGATTCCTTGTAATAAAATCGCGTAGAGTGATTTCCAGTGCAAAGACAGTTCAAAACTTTGTATAGTTTATTAGCTCAAAACCACATGGTTTATAGGCATTGtataaatacatgaaaatacATAATCGatgtgaacaattttttttggcagCCACAAATGTacaattacatataaaaaaaaaaaagaaaaaaagaaagaaaagaaaatagaaaagaaaaatgtaaatatatgtattttataatacttAAAATTATCACATAAGGACGATAATATACATATTAATTAAAGCAATTAATTATTTCTATACTCTGTGGCTTCTTAAGAAAAATTCAtagtttgtttaattgtttcttATTTCTCGAACTCAGCAACTGAACAAGCTTGAAGCAAGAAGGTTTTGACCAGTAATAATTTTTGACATTAATACACCGTAAATGACTGTACTTTGGAAATTCAAGAATGAAGTGATATTCATCTTCAATCCTATTAAGAGTACAAAATCTACAAATGTGACGCGAGCGTACAGTTTGATTATACCGACCTTGTTCTATTGCTAGTCTATGCGCAGACAATCTATATTTTGTCAAATAGTGAACAATATTTTctgatatacatttttaaagataatactGGAGACCAAAAGGGTCGTACAAATATTTGTATACGTAACATTTAGAGGAACACGCAAAGAAGTCGTCTCTTTCCTGGATAAAGGCATCACATAGTCTTTGCTTAATATCTAAAAACAGTTTTCTTTGATTTGGAACATTTTGTGCATACCAAACATTACTAAAACCAGCAGAGCACAATAAATTGTTTACCATAGAAATCCAAGAGTTTTCACATTGGGTGGAATACATATCCTCAtgtatgttttttaatatacaattaatatacagaCCCTGATCCCAAAAAAAATCCTCAAAAGGGAGTTTGTTCCTCTCTAAATCCATAAGTGAGCTCCTAtaaagaattttgaatttaatgggATTCTGATTTATAAACGGAATTAGTAACTGAAATGAAGCCAATCAATTGTTGTTATAAGATCGGGATCGAAAGACGTTTTATTTTTACCG
Coding sequences within it:
- the LOC128164493 gene encoding uncharacterized protein LOC128164493 isoform X3, with translation MATQSSIKRSEKRTTKRRVSKDRAPHRPDRNNKTSTRRPNLHQQILSPTKLANVTRQANTFKDRKQKPKKSKLSTKRENNLEINVPSSKINERKISLRRTTLRKDETNTLSKGKQESLQNTSRPNQKKGIRTGRGQVSGPKTKVTQPRTSQKRKRKGFQSSKEKIITPWTDCARTALDDGSKRKKTRRNLNDNFEDMFLRKVDVKAHIRFGIGQNIHGISVTPDNQVWVNYQKNHVKLFSVSGDELRSFDLEYCPVFNCCTPNGDLLVTQGYAGWSSAVIQMISREGTEIMFADLSSYADLLCGVHYQDENMYVIGHRHVPKRYFVLKLNMNGEVEEILETNTECRNINHIISHQVQIIAMCTTEFAMLPIHNGGISSRPINKVQLKNTYSASTSVDNLGNVIVASGSKIMIIDPGLEHVFEIDTDIQGTILSTAVDQQNQLWIGTENENLYIVKYLR
- the LOC128164493 gene encoding uncharacterized protein LOC128164493 isoform X2, which codes for MGSQKNANIKQRRNQKKSSKQKMATQSSIKRSEKRTTKRRVSKDRAPHRPDRNNKTSTRRPNLHQQILSPTKLANVTRQANTFKDRKQKPKKSKLSTKRENNLEINVPSSKINERKISLRRTTLRKDETNTLSKGKQESLQNTSRPNQKKGIRTGRGQVSGPKTKVTQPRTSQKRKRKGFQSSKEKIITPWTDCARTALDDGSKRKKTRRNLNDNFEDMFLRKVDVKAHIRFGIGQNIHGISVTPDNQVWVNYQKNHVKLFSVSGDELRSFDLEYCPVFNCCTPNGDLLVTQGYAGWSSAVIQMISREGTEIMFADLSSYADLLCGVHYQDENMYVIGHRHVPKRYFVLKLNMNGEVEEILETNTECRNINHIISHQVQIIAMCTTEFAMLPIHNGGISSRPINKVQLKNTYSASTSVDNLGNVIVASGSKIMIIDPGLEHVFEIDTDIQGTILSTAVDQQNQLWIGTENENLYIVKYLR
- the LOC128164493 gene encoding uncharacterized protein LOC128164493 isoform X1, encoding MYNLRKRKRNEKWDSSQKNANIKQRRNQKKSSKQKMATQSSIKRSEKRTTKRRVSKDRAPHRPDRNNKTSTRRPNLHQQILSPTKLANVTRQANTFKDRKQKPKKSKLSTKRENNLEINVPSSKINERKISLRRTTLRKDETNTLSKGKQESLQNTSRPNQKKGIRTGRGQVSGPKTKVTQPRTSQKRKRKGFQSSKEKIITPWTDCARTALDDGSKRKKTRRNLNDNFEDMFLRKVDVKAHIRFGIGQNIHGISVTPDNQVWVNYQKNHVKLFSVSGDELRSFDLEYCPVFNCCTPNGDLLVTQGYAGWSSAVIQMISREGTEIMFADLSSYADLLCGVHYQDENMYVIGHRHVPKRYFVLKLNMNGEVEEILETNTECRNINHIISHQVQIIAMCTTEFAMLPIHNGGISSRPINKVQLKNTYSASTSVDNLGNVIVASGSKIMIIDPGLEHVFEIDTDIQGTILSTAVDQQNQLWIGTENENLYIVKYLR